From Candidatus Neomarinimicrobiota bacterium, a single genomic window includes:
- the asnS gene encoding asparagine--tRNA ligase produces MGRIYIGDLSKHIEKEVTLKGWLFNKRSSGKIAFLILRDGSGMIQCVISKSDISEEKFLLVDTITQESSLSITGIVKEDKRSESGFELHVTDLNIYQIAEEYPITPKEHGTGFLMDNRHLWIRSRKQNAILRVRHTIIKACRNYLDDNGFTLVDTPIFTPTSCEGTTTLFETEYFGRKAYLAQSGQLYSEATSVSLGKVYCFGPTFRAEKSKTRRHLTEFWMVEPEVTYNDLDDNMDLAEQFVCYIIQKVLEERSEELKLLERDISKLENIIPPFPRISYTEAVQKLNDSEHEFEWGGDFGGEDETIIAEFFDKPVFVHRYPAAIKAFYMKRDADDEKLALGVDLLAPEGYGEIIGGGQREDDYDTILKRLKEHGLPEKEFKWYLDLRKYGSVPHSGFGMGIERVVAWICGLKHIRETIPFPRTIHRLEP; encoded by the coding sequence ATGGGACGAATTTATATAGGAGACCTTTCGAAGCATATAGAAAAAGAAGTAACATTGAAAGGTTGGCTATTTAATAAAAGATCAAGTGGTAAAATCGCCTTTCTAATTTTAAGAGACGGCTCGGGAATGATACAGTGTGTAATCTCAAAATCGGATATTTCAGAAGAGAAGTTTTTGTTAGTTGACACAATTACTCAGGAATCATCACTTTCAATAACCGGAATCGTTAAAGAGGATAAACGATCTGAAAGCGGATTTGAATTACATGTAACAGATCTGAATATATACCAGATAGCCGAGGAATATCCTATCACACCCAAAGAACACGGCACAGGGTTTTTGATGGATAACAGGCATTTGTGGATTAGATCCCGAAAACAAAACGCCATATTGAGAGTCAGGCATACCATAATTAAAGCGTGTAGAAACTATTTGGACGATAACGGTTTTACACTTGTTGATACGCCGATATTCACTCCCACATCCTGCGAGGGTACAACCACCTTATTTGAAACAGAATATTTCGGGCGAAAAGCATACCTTGCGCAAAGCGGTCAGTTATATAGTGAAGCAACCTCTGTCTCGTTAGGCAAAGTTTATTGTTTCGGCCCTACATTCAGAGCAGAAAAATCGAAAACGAGACGGCATCTTACGGAGTTTTGGATGGTTGAGCCTGAAGTCACCTACAATGACCTTGATGACAATATGGATTTGGCTGAACAATTCGTATGTTATATTATTCAGAAGGTCCTTGAGGAACGAAGTGAAGAACTTAAACTGCTCGAAAGAGACATCTCCAAACTTGAAAACATTATCCCTCCATTTCCGCGGATTTCATATACTGAGGCTGTGCAAAAATTAAACGACAGCGAACATGAGTTTGAGTGGGGAGGTGACTTCGGCGGAGAGGATGAAACTATAATTGCCGAGTTTTTTGATAAGCCCGTTTTTGTTCATCGGTATCCGGCTGCTATTAAAGCGTTTTATATGAAACGGGACGCAGATGATGAAAAATTGGCTCTCGGTGTGGACTTGCTTGCTCCGGAAGGATATGGAGAAATTATCGGAGGAGGACAGCGCGAAGACGATTATGATACAATACTTAAACGATTAAAGGAACACGGTTTACCCGAAAAAGAATTCAAATGGTATCTTGATTTACGTAAATACGGCAGCGTTCCTCATTCGGGTTTCGGTATGGGGATTGAACGTGTTGTTGCCTGGATTTGCGGGTTGAAACATATTCGTGAGACGATTCCTTTCCCACGTACAATTCATAGATTAGAGCCATAA
- a CDS encoding LptE family protein: MIYRINLRILPFLSLFVVLSCSPYSFSGSSVPGHIKTIAIPLLENNTAEFGLTEQITDALLDDFIKENILQIVDQKDSDSVMKGTIVRVSDVPYTFDENEEVQEFRVTISAKIVWYDKINQINLFEGNIKGWGIYAASTPEDRIGGLDDAVERLVTEVLNQTLSGW; encoded by the coding sequence ATGATATATAGAATAAATCTTAGAATTTTGCCGTTTCTGTCTCTATTTGTAGTCTTATCGTGCAGTCCATATTCCTTTTCCGGGTCATCCGTTCCCGGTCATATTAAAACAATTGCAATTCCCCTTCTCGAAAACAACACAGCGGAATTTGGACTCACAGAACAGATTACGGACGCATTGCTTGACGATTTCATAAAAGAAAATATACTCCAGATAGTTGATCAGAAAGATTCGGATTCAGTTATGAAAGGAACAATAGTAAGAGTATCCGACGTACCTTATACATTCGATGAAAACGAGGAGGTTCAGGAATTTAGAGTTACAATTTCTGCGAAAATAGTCTGGTACGATAAGATAAATCAGATCAATCTATTTGAAGGAAACATAAAAGGGTGGGGAATATATGCCGCATCTACTCCGGAAGACAGGATCGGAGGTCTGGATGATGCTGTGGAGCGGTTAGTTACTGAAGTATTAAATCAAACACTTTCAGGCTGGTAA
- a CDS encoding sigma-54-dependent Fis family transcriptional regulator, giving the protein MKVLPETKLEILQKKYGLIGISEKIKDVVRMIEQVGPTDISVLIEGESGTGKELVAKAIHGASSRHDKPLVVVNAGAIPEGLIESELFGHVKGAFTGAVADRKGYFEEANGGTIFLDEIGEMPLNTQVRLLRILEQKEYQRVGNAESKKLDVRVIAATNRKLPELIQSGLFRRDLYFRLKSITIVLPSLRSRKEDIEMLAQIFSTARASNLNITFGGFTEEAIDILNTYHWPGNIRELKNLMESLVVLEKGKVITGSLMKNHLQVQGEDLNFTSQNLPVPLDKDPATAERELIIRTLFHMNNEISEIKNLLTDKFMLPAGYINSKSDDVIRSSKVNDAPIIHSDEEVGTVSMQDMEKELIISTLEKYRGNRRMTSNALGISERTLYRKIKEYDI; this is encoded by the coding sequence ATGAAAGTTCTTCCTGAAACTAAACTCGAAATCCTTCAGAAGAAATACGGACTCATTGGAATATCTGAAAAAATAAAAGATGTTGTTCGAATGATCGAACAGGTAGGACCGACTGATATATCCGTGCTCATTGAAGGGGAATCAGGTACAGGAAAGGAGCTGGTAGCCAAGGCAATTCACGGCGCGAGCAGTCGCCATGATAAACCATTGGTGGTTGTAAATGCTGGTGCCATTCCGGAAGGTCTTATTGAAAGTGAATTATTCGGTCATGTAAAAGGAGCATTTACCGGAGCGGTGGCCGACAGGAAAGGATACTTTGAAGAAGCAAACGGCGGCACGATATTTCTTGATGAAATAGGTGAAATGCCTCTCAACACGCAAGTGAGGTTGCTCCGTATTTTGGAACAAAAAGAATATCAAAGAGTAGGAAATGCCGAGTCAAAAAAACTTGATGTCCGGGTAATTGCCGCCACAAACCGCAAATTGCCGGAGCTGATTCAATCCGGTCTTTTTCGTAGGGATTTATATTTTAGATTGAAGTCCATTACTATTGTGCTGCCGAGTTTACGGTCGCGTAAAGAAGATATCGAGATGTTGGCACAAATATTTTCGACTGCAAGAGCATCAAATTTGAATATCACATTTGGAGGCTTTACAGAGGAAGCTATTGATATATTAAATACATACCATTGGCCCGGGAATATCAGAGAATTGAAAAACTTAATGGAAAGCCTGGTGGTTCTCGAAAAAGGAAAAGTTATTACCGGCTCTTTAATGAAAAATCATCTTCAAGTTCAGGGTGAAGATTTGAATTTTACTTCTCAGAACTTGCCCGTACCATTGGATAAGGACCCTGCAACTGCTGAAAGAGAACTTATAATTAGAACGCTTTTTCATATGAATAATGAAATTTCAGAAATTAAAAACTTGCTTACCGATAAATTTATGTTGCCGGCAGGTTATATTAACTCTAAATCGGATGATGTTATACGTTCAAGTAAAGTTAATGACGCCCCAATTATTCATTCGGACGAAGAAGTCGGAACTGTGTCAATGCAGGATATGGAGAAAGAATTAATCATATCTACATTAGAAAAATATAGAGGAAACAGACGAATGACTTCCAATGCGTTAGGCATAAGTGAACGTACTTTATATAGGAAGATAAAGGAATATGATATATAG
- the purD gene encoding phosphoribosylamine--glycine ligase, with the protein MNILVIGSGGREHALVWKIAGDSRVNKLYCAPGNPGMKEAELVKIDASDDARLLSFAKEKNIDLTVVGPEVPLVNGIVDLFNSNGLRIFGPTSKAAQLEGSKTFAKEFMSRHSIPTAEYERFDKADDAFQYVRKDFKPCVVKASGLAAGKGAVVCNTVEQAEKTINQMMVDNIFGDAGDTVIIENLLEGEEASIFAISDGNNFVILPSSQDHKRVFDNDEGPNTGGMGAYSPAPVVSDSIYEEVKKTILTPVIEGMKSEGSPFCGLLYAGVIISDEGPKVIEFNVRFGDPEAQVVIPIMGEEFLDLLIGSADGDITGINLSNNTNYASTIVLSSGGYPGNYETGQEIHGLDYAFEKDTMIFHSGTKEEDNKYYTNGGRVLTVTSLGDSLERSIENSYAALSHINFDGMHYRKDIGQKGLDYISNGKMK; encoded by the coding sequence ATGAATATACTCGTTATCGGCTCCGGTGGCAGAGAGCACGCATTGGTTTGGAAAATCGCCGGAGATAGCCGGGTCAATAAACTTTACTGTGCCCCGGGGAACCCAGGGATGAAAGAAGCGGAATTGGTTAAGATAGACGCTTCAGATGATGCGAGATTATTATCTTTTGCGAAGGAGAAGAATATTGACTTGACCGTTGTGGGACCGGAAGTTCCGCTGGTAAACGGTATAGTTGACCTTTTTAATTCTAATGGACTTCGAATATTCGGCCCTACATCAAAAGCTGCCCAATTGGAAGGTAGTAAAACTTTTGCAAAAGAATTTATGTCACGCCATTCGATTCCTACTGCTGAGTACGAAAGATTTGATAAAGCCGACGATGCTTTTCAATATGTTAGGAAAGATTTCAAGCCGTGTGTAGTTAAGGCAAGTGGTCTTGCAGCAGGCAAGGGCGCTGTAGTATGCAATACTGTAGAACAGGCAGAAAAAACTATAAATCAGATGATGGTTGATAATATTTTCGGCGATGCCGGGGATACAGTCATAATAGAAAATTTGTTGGAAGGCGAGGAAGCGTCTATCTTTGCAATTTCTGATGGGAATAATTTCGTGATTCTGCCCAGCTCCCAAGATCATAAAAGGGTCTTTGATAATGACGAAGGTCCCAATACAGGTGGAATGGGCGCCTATTCACCCGCGCCTGTAGTATCGGATTCAATATATGAAGAAGTGAAGAAAACCATTCTAACTCCGGTTATCGAAGGTATGAAGAGTGAAGGTTCTCCATTTTGCGGCTTACTTTATGCGGGTGTTATAATCAGCGACGAAGGACCAAAAGTAATAGAATTTAACGTCAGGTTTGGTGATCCGGAAGCTCAGGTTGTGATTCCTATTATGGGAGAAGAATTTCTTGATCTGCTTATCGGATCGGCTGACGGCGATATAACAGGAATCAATCTCAGTAATAATACAAACTATGCTTCCACTATTGTATTATCCTCAGGCGGTTATCCGGGCAATTATGAAACGGGTCAGGAAATACACGGTTTGGATTATGCGTTTGAAAAAGATACAATGATATTTCATTCGGGAACAAAAGAAGAAGACAATAAATATTACACAAATGGGGGTAGAGTTCTCACTGTTACATCATTGGGCGACTCGCTTGAACGTTCGATAGAAAACTCTTATGCCGCGCTGAGCCATATAAATTTCGACGGAATGCATTACAGAAAAGATATTGGGCAAAAAGGTCTTGATTATATTTCTAATGGTAAAATGAAATGA
- the uvrB gene encoding excinuclease ABC subunit UvrB, with translation MAQFNLTTNLIPSGDQPQAIEELTNALKNGRQHNTLLGVTGSGKTFTMANVIQNIGRPTLIMSHNKTLAAQLYGEFKSLFPDNAVEFFISYYDYYQPEAYLPITDTFIEKDSSVNEEIDKLRLRTTSALLEREDVIVVSSVSCIYGIGSPADFKGMCIIIEKGDEVVRREMLLNLVNIHYLRNDMVLERGTFRVRGDVIEVFPAYDDYAIRFELFGDEVENISVVDSLTGEIVGEKNRAVIYPAKHFVTPEEKMKAAVIKIEEELELRLEELRNQNKLLEVQRLEQRTKYDLEMIQELGYCSGIENYSRLIADRKAGEPPDTLIDYFPDDFITIVDESHVTLPQIRAMYNGDRARKTVLVDYGFRLPSALDNRPLTFEEYTSKIGRMIYVSATPAVYELEKCEGIIVEQLVRPTGLLDPEIEVIPSKNQIDDLVTKIKSNVESGEKILVTTLTKRMAEDLTDYLNGLKIDVRYMHSEIGALERVQILRDLRLNKFDVLVGINLLREGLDLPEVALVAILDADKEGFLRSEVSLMQTAGRAARNVAGKVIFYADKITESMRKVIEETTRRRIKQAEYNKKHGIIPTSIIKSEEDIKRTLSVADSYSGNTRERKLRSVADKYSDKMDKMDLLDLLRKEMLDASEKLDFENAALLRDEIKKIENELGVAV, from the coding sequence TACAATGGCAAATGTGATACAGAATATCGGCAGGCCGACCTTGATTATGTCCCATAATAAGACTTTAGCGGCACAGCTTTATGGAGAATTTAAATCATTGTTTCCCGATAACGCGGTAGAATTTTTCATCTCTTATTATGATTACTATCAGCCGGAAGCATATCTGCCTATTACAGATACTTTTATTGAAAAAGATTCTTCTGTGAATGAAGAGATTGACAAACTCAGACTGAGAACAACCAGCGCATTACTTGAAAGAGAGGACGTAATTGTCGTATCGTCTGTATCCTGTATTTATGGTATAGGTTCGCCGGCTGATTTTAAAGGGATGTGTATAATAATCGAAAAGGGCGATGAAGTAGTCAGAAGAGAAATGTTGCTAAATCTGGTTAATATACATTATCTAAGAAATGATATGGTTTTAGAGAGAGGCACCTTTCGAGTGAGAGGCGATGTCATAGAGGTATTCCCCGCATACGATGATTATGCCATCCGGTTTGAGCTATTTGGTGATGAGGTGGAGAATATTTCCGTTGTTGATTCTCTAACAGGAGAAATTGTCGGAGAAAAAAATAGAGCGGTAATCTATCCCGCGAAACATTTTGTTACCCCCGAAGAGAAGATGAAAGCAGCTGTTATTAAAATAGAAGAAGAACTTGAACTTCGGCTTGAAGAACTCAGGAATCAAAATAAACTATTAGAAGTTCAGCGATTAGAGCAGAGAACTAAATATGACCTTGAAATGATTCAAGAATTAGGATATTGTTCAGGGATAGAAAATTATTCACGATTGATCGCCGACAGGAAAGCGGGTGAACCGCCTGATACTCTAATAGACTATTTCCCGGATGATTTTATTACAATTGTGGATGAATCCCACGTTACGCTGCCTCAAATTAGGGCAATGTATAACGGTGACAGAGCAAGAAAAACTGTTCTGGTAGATTACGGTTTTAGATTACCGTCCGCACTCGATAACCGCCCACTGACATTTGAAGAATACACTTCTAAAATAGGCAGGATGATTTATGTTTCAGCTACTCCCGCTGTTTACGAGCTTGAAAAATGCGAGGGAATTATTGTCGAACAACTGGTTCGACCGACAGGATTGCTGGATCCGGAGATTGAGGTTATTCCATCTAAAAATCAGATAGATGATTTAGTCACAAAAATCAAAAGCAACGTCGAGTCAGGTGAAAAAATTCTTGTCACTACGCTTACGAAGAGAATGGCGGAAGACCTAACTGATTACCTGAACGGTTTAAAAATTGATGTGAGATATATGCACTCTGAAATCGGCGCTTTGGAGCGGGTTCAAATTTTAAGGGATTTACGATTAAATAAATTTGATGTTCTTGTGGGAATAAATCTTTTGCGGGAGGGATTAGACCTTCCTGAAGTAGCGCTTGTAGCGATTCTTGATGCCGATAAAGAAGGATTTTTAAGATCAGAGGTTTCCTTGATGCAAACAGCAGGCAGAGCTGCTCGAAATGTTGCGGGAAAAGTAATATTCTATGCGGATAAGATCACAGAATCAATGAGAAAGGTTATCGAAGAAACTACAAGAAGAAGAATAAAACAGGCTGAATATAATAAGAAACATGGAATCATACCGACCTCCATTATAAAAAGCGAAGAAGATATTAAAAGAACACTTTCAGTTGCGGATTCTTATTCAGGTAATACCAGAGAGCGGAAACTCAGAAGTGTTGCAGATAAGTATTCAGATAAGATGGATAAAATGGATTTATTGGATTTGCTGAGAAAAGAAATGTTAGACGCTTCGGAAAAATTGGATTTTGAAAACGCTGCTCTCCTGAGAGATGAAATTAAAAAAATTGAGAATGAATTGGGCGTTGCTGTATGA